In Lathamus discolor isolate bLatDis1 chromosome 12, bLatDis1.hap1, whole genome shotgun sequence, a genomic segment contains:
- the ZNRF3 gene encoding E3 ubiquitin-protein ligase ZNRF3 isoform X3 produces MNIVNKQKVARARIQHRPPRQPTEYFDMGIFLAFFVVVSLVCLILLVKIKLKQRRSQNSMNRLAVQALEKMETRKFKSKSKGHREGSCGALDTLSSSSTSDCAICLEKYIDGEELRVIPCTHRFHKKCVDPWLLQHHTCPHCRHNIIEQKKGNAGPVCSESVNPARSRQQRVILPVHYPGRVHRANQITAYPTRTSMDPHGNPVTVLTVERHGDQSLYPAPSPAYIRSYQPIHLDHGPNTHHCSLEHRAYSPAHNFRRSKFGRNFSKAACVSQYETMYQHYYFQGLSYPEQDGQLPAGISSKGPSRAFQPAGSMLFPPVVHVVPSSRLESGSTSSFSCYHGHRSVCSGYLADCPGSDSSSSSSGQCHCSSSDSMVDCTEVSNQGVYGSCSTFRSSLSSDYDPYVYRSKSPCRVGEVGGTNRGAIVLLEGPHQDELPAHGHSLVGADCRSVPASSSGDQLSNCSMDTNYSSNSSLEHRDANGTTSEGGHEATPGTALDVKRNWKNPEIAGPLMEQACAYCFEFQHSALEPSNGTADCNALFLSSQLWGTCGPGIEPQSGNTPGLYSINSDHFRRTDGVKYEGLPCCFYEEKQVACSSNSGSGGGGRYTEDYAVNVQYTLPDDTLPSCCKSVYDLGQRIPIIPEDRDCELILPAECQGTHAGGCSSWDGTPELDTYLHCQGIGEVQDEREVCYEATSFLQQNYSQEEEAGMLFPSPALNSQKLMMTTKATGAGSHPLERSQIGD; encoded by the exons AATTCCATGAACAGGCTTGCAGTGCAAGCACTGGAAAAAATGGAGACCCGGAAGTTTAAGTCCAAAAGTAAGGGACATCGGGAAGGTAGCTGTGGAGCACTGGACAcactcagcagcagctccacctcTGACTGTGCAATCTGCTTGGAGAAGTACATTGATGGGGAG GAACTGCGTGTTATTCCCTGCACTCACCGATTTCACAAGAAATGTGTGGATCCTTGGCTACTGCAGCATCACACCTGCCCTCACTGCCGCCATAACATCATAG AACAGAAGAAGGGAAATGCAGGTCCAGTCTGTTCGGAATCCGTCAACCCAGCACGCAGCCGGCAGCAGAGGGTGATTCTGCCTGTCCATTACCCAGGCCGAGTGCACAGAGCAAACCAGATAACAGCATACCCTACTCGGACAAGCATGGACCCTCATGGAAACCCTGTCACGGTGCTTACAGTTGAGCGACATGGTGATCAGAGCCTCTACCCAGCCCCGTCCCCAGCCTATATCCGAAGTTACCAGCCTATTCATTTGGACCATGGACCAAACACACATCACTGTAGCCTGGAACATAGGGCTTACTCTCCAGCTCACAACTTCCGAAGATCCAAGTTTGGGCGCAacttttccaaagcagcatGCGTTTCCCAATATGAGACCATGTATCAGCACTACTACTTCCAAGGCCTTAGTTACCCTGAGCAAGATGGACAGCTTCCAGCTGGCATTTCCTCAAAGGGTCCTTCCCGTGCCTttcagcctgctggcagcaTGCTTTTCCCTCCTGTGGTACATGTAGTGCCCTCGTCCCGCTTGGAGAGCGGCAGTACCTCCAGCTTTAGCTGCTATCATGGGCATCGTTCAGTTTGCAGTGGATATCTGGCTGACTGCCCTGggagtgacagcagcagcagcagttctggtCAGTGTCACTGCTCCTCTAGTGATTCCATGGTTGACTGCACAGAGGTCAGCAACCAGGGGGTTTATGGAAGCTGCTCCACCTTCCGCAGCTCTTTGAGCAGTGACTATGACCCATACGTTTACCGGAGTAAGAGCCCTTGCCGAGTAGGTGAGGTTGGTGGTACAAACAGGGGTGCAATTGTTCTCTTGGAGGGCCCCCACCAGGATGAGCTCCCAGCTCATGGTCACAGTCTGGTGGGTGCTGACTGCCGGTCTGTGCCAGCTTCTTCCTCAGGGGACCAACTGTCTAATTGCAGCATGGATACGAACTATAGCAGTAATTCCTCGCTAGAGCACAGGGATGCAAATGGCACTACCTCAGAGGGAGGACATGAGGCCACTCCTGGTACTGCCTTGGATGTTAAAAGGAACTGGAAGAATCCAGAGATAGCAGGGCCGCTTATGGAGCAAGCGTGTGCATACTGCTTTGAGTTCCAGCACTCTGCCTTGGAGCCTAGCAATGGGACAGCTGACTGTAATGCACTCTTCCTTAGCTCTCAACTGTGGGGGACGTGTGGCCCAGGAATAGAACCACAGTCAGGGAACACCCCGGGCTTGTACAGTATTAACTCAGACCACTTCCGTAGGACAGATGGAGTAAAATATGAGGGGTTGCCCTGCTGCTTCTATGAAGAGAAGCAGGTAGCCTGTAGTAGCAACAGTGGCAGCGGAGGTGGTGGTCGCTATACAGAAGACTATGCAGTGAATGTGCAGTACACGCTTCCTGATGACACCTTGCCAAGCTGCTGTAAGAGTGTCTATGATCTGGGTCAACGCATTCCCATAATTCCTGAAGACAGAGACTGTGAGCTGATCCTTCCTGCAGAGTGCCAAGGGACCCACGCAGGAGGCTGTAGTTCCTGGGATGGAACACCTGAGCTAGATACTTACCTGCACTGCCAAGGTATTGGGGAGGTACAGGACGAGAGGGAGGTGTGCTATGAGGCAACatcatttctgcagcagaactACTCTCAGGAGGAAGAAGCTGGAATGCTCTTTCCCAGTCCCGCTCTGAACTCCCAGAAGCTGATGATGACCACAAAGGCCACAG GTGCTGGATCTCATCCCTTGGAGAGAAGCCAAATCGGTGACTAG